In the genome of Hymenobacter cellulosivorans, one region contains:
- a CDS encoding SusC/RagA family TonB-linked outer membrane protein codes for MKKLYYVAKVLPLLVLLLLGHALQAQNRTITGKITTAENNETLPGVTVVLKGTTIGTGSNPDGTFSISMPSTGGTLVFSFVGYLTKEVSVTNQTNVNVVLSQDAQMLQETVVVGYGTQKAADVTGAITGITAKEIEERPVNRIENALAGQMPGVTVQTTTGEPGAELSIRVRGTGSINASNEPLYVVDGVPVDNLRGINPTDVANIDVLKDAASAAIYGSRGSNGVVLITTKRGKKGPPKLQFSGFTGIQTLERRLDLMSPEQWIQQRQEGIDEAWVNRGKTPAVNKPYKASDSQEYRAQELGITLRTPNPTYMYDPKWAYGSDSLAFTDWQDAFFKPAVMQQYQIGVAGGTDDFSYNVNGSYLNQNGIVVGTNLQRATLRANFDARIRKGIKLTMTLAPSTEWSGLGRVDGKDNQAQNAMTMPPVGPKEAGLYVGADPYAAYAWSGRYISPIAVMERTQIKTTRTRLNANMGLNIEVYKGLQLQLLGAMDNNYTLDNQFYPTNASRDWATAANEGALSRSRRTQQYGTRYLAQGVLSYTKTIGSHNLNGIVGYSLETTKREDSFQEATKLPNDWSGQFSSANSTTTTNTAVPYKTALISYFTRVQYNFRQKYLFSASLRRDGSSKFGANSHWGLFPAASVGWRLSDENFMKGITALTDLKLRASYGVTGNNRIPDNVQYSLLNPGNYSFNNVAYTGYAPGNYANPDLGWEQTSSYNVGFDFGVFSNRLQVSVDAYNRDTERLLLQAPQSALTGFVSSYQNIGSVNNKGVELGLNSQNTVGAVRWNTSFNVSYNRNKVTALTAENTPITTGFSGLTQIIQVGQPINSFVLYDVIGVYKNQEDVNNSPRMAKTVPGDQKYRDVNGDGQITDADRTLVGNPQPKFIFGITNSVTYRNFDFSVLINAQQGGKIYSIVGRNLDSPGMGYLYNKLARWENRWKSEEDTGDGMTPRMGAPSAYYDTRWLYSSDYIRIKNVTVGYNLPKVRFYDRARLYLAVENAFLFDKYTGGFSPEAANDAGGDYGGYPIARTYTLGFNLTL; via the coding sequence ACTTTCTCGATAAGCATGCCCAGCACCGGCGGCACGCTGGTATTCTCTTTCGTTGGGTACCTGACCAAAGAGGTTAGCGTAACCAATCAAACAAACGTTAATGTAGTACTAAGCCAAGATGCTCAGATGCTGCAGGAAACGGTGGTGGTAGGCTACGGCACTCAGAAAGCAGCCGACGTAACCGGCGCCATTACGGGCATTACGGCCAAGGAAATCGAGGAGCGGCCCGTCAACCGCATCGAAAATGCCCTGGCTGGCCAAATGCCCGGCGTGACGGTGCAAACCACGACCGGGGAACCGGGCGCCGAACTCTCGATTCGGGTGCGGGGCACGGGTTCCATCAACGCTTCCAACGAGCCGCTCTACGTGGTCGACGGGGTGCCGGTGGATAACCTGCGCGGTATTAACCCCACTGATGTGGCCAATATCGATGTGCTGAAAGACGCGGCTTCAGCCGCTATTTACGGCTCGCGCGGTTCCAACGGCGTGGTGCTCATCACCACCAAGCGTGGCAAGAAAGGCCCGCCCAAGCTGCAGTTTTCGGGTTTCACCGGCATTCAGACCCTGGAGCGCCGCCTTGATTTGATGTCGCCCGAGCAGTGGATTCAGCAGCGCCAGGAAGGCATTGACGAAGCCTGGGTGAACCGCGGCAAAACCCCGGCCGTGAATAAGCCCTACAAGGCCTCCGACTCGCAGGAGTACCGGGCCCAGGAGCTCGGCATCACGCTGCGCACGCCCAACCCGACCTACATGTACGACCCGAAGTGGGCGTACGGCTCCGACAGCCTGGCCTTCACCGACTGGCAGGACGCCTTTTTCAAGCCGGCCGTGATGCAGCAGTACCAGATTGGCGTGGCCGGCGGCACCGACGACTTCAGTTACAACGTGAACGGCTCCTACCTCAACCAGAACGGCATCGTGGTAGGTACCAACCTGCAGCGGGCCACGCTGCGCGCCAACTTCGACGCCCGCATCCGCAAGGGCATCAAGCTGACCATGACCCTGGCGCCCTCGACGGAATGGTCGGGGCTGGGCCGGGTGGATGGCAAGGACAACCAGGCCCAGAACGCCATGACCATGCCGCCCGTGGGACCCAAGGAAGCCGGCCTCTACGTGGGCGCCGACCCCTACGCGGCCTACGCCTGGTCGGGGCGCTACATCAGCCCGATTGCGGTGATGGAGCGCACCCAGATCAAGACGACCCGCACCCGCCTGAACGCCAACATGGGCCTCAACATTGAGGTCTACAAGGGCCTGCAGTTGCAACTGCTAGGCGCCATGGACAACAACTATACCCTCGACAACCAGTTTTACCCCACCAACGCCAGCCGCGACTGGGCCACGGCCGCCAACGAAGGCGCCCTGAGCCGCTCGCGCCGCACCCAGCAGTACGGCACCCGCTACCTGGCCCAGGGCGTGCTGAGCTACACCAAGACCATCGGCAGCCACAACCTCAACGGCATCGTGGGCTACTCGCTTGAAACAACCAAGCGCGAAGACAGCTTCCAGGAAGCCACCAAGCTGCCCAACGACTGGTCGGGCCAATTCAGCAGCGCCAACTCCACCACCACGACCAACACGGCGGTACCGTACAAAACGGCGCTCATCTCATACTTCACCCGGGTGCAGTACAACTTCCGCCAGAAGTACCTGTTTTCGGCCAGCCTGCGCCGCGACGGATCCTCCAAGTTTGGCGCGAATTCACACTGGGGCCTGTTTCCGGCCGCTTCGGTGGGCTGGCGCCTTTCCGACGAAAACTTCATGAAGGGCATTACGGCCCTTACCGACCTAAAGCTGCGGGCTAGCTACGGCGTAACCGGCAACAACCGGATTCCCGACAATGTGCAGTATTCGTTGCTCAACCCCGGCAACTATTCCTTCAACAACGTGGCCTACACCGGCTACGCGCCCGGCAACTACGCCAACCCCGATTTGGGCTGGGAGCAAACCAGCAGCTACAACGTGGGCTTCGACTTTGGCGTGTTCAGCAACCGCCTGCAGGTGTCGGTGGATGCCTACAACCGCGACACCGAGCGGCTGCTGCTCCAGGCCCCGCAGTCGGCCCTGACGGGCTTCGTGAGCAGCTACCAGAACATCGGCTCAGTGAATAACAAAGGCGTGGAGCTGGGCTTGAACTCCCAGAACACGGTGGGTGCGGTGCGGTGGAATACCTCCTTCAACGTGTCCTACAACCGGAACAAGGTGACGGCCCTCACGGCCGAAAACACGCCCATTACCACCGGCTTCAGCGGCCTGACCCAGATTATCCAGGTTGGGCAGCCCATCAATTCCTTCGTGCTCTACGACGTCATTGGCGTGTATAAAAACCAGGAAGACGTGAACAACAGTCCGCGCATGGCCAAAACGGTGCCCGGCGACCAGAAGTACCGCGACGTAAACGGCGACGGCCAGATTACCGACGCCGACCGTACCCTGGTGGGCAACCCTCAGCCTAAGTTCATCTTCGGTATCACCAACTCGGTAACCTACCGCAACTTCGATTTCTCAGTGCTGATCAACGCCCAGCAGGGCGGCAAAATCTACTCCATCGTGGGTCGTAACCTCGACTCGCCGGGCATGGGCTACCTCTACAACAAGCTGGCCCGCTGGGAAAACCGCTGGAAGTCGGAGGAAGATACCGGCGACGGCATGACGCCCCGCATGGGCGCCCCGAGTGCCTACTACGACACGCGCTGGTTGTATAGCTCCGACTACATCCGCATCAAGAACGTGACGGTGGGCTACAACCTGCCTAAAGTGCGCTTCTACGACCGGGCCCGCCTGTACCTGGCCGTCGAGAATGCCTTCCTGTTCGACAAGTACACGGGCGGCTTCTCGCCCGAGGCAGCCAACGACGCCGGCGGCGACTACGGCGGCTACCCCATTGCCCGTACCTACACGCTGGGCTTCAACTTGACCCTGTAA
- a CDS encoding RagB/SusD family nutrient uptake outer membrane protein: protein MKTFKHLTCAALLGLGTLLLASCEDKLDISPEARNSTADFYKDESDVNQGVISIYNSCMSFPTNSYWNMAEMRGDNIVVSTNLNAQRDYADINFFLASSQTGQFQATWADLFEAVYRANLLQEKIQPFTFARVNQFKGEARFLRALAYFDLVRFWGPVPIVDKVVTATEAKQIPRASIADVYSFIVEDLKFAAENLPDTYTTEKGRATKWAAKALLGRVYLTMYGYPLKQASALPLAKQQLADVIAQEGKAGVPTMSSSFKALFQTANDNKFHLFEIQYISGTGGLGSQIPSDQAFQFPSQWSAFQPFGLDAGVNPNLLGAGWPKKDLRKEATLDSGYVDTKTNAKSGRVQFTKFLEKGTTAPTGQRDYPNNYPVIRFEDVLLMQAEVLNEEVADGGNVSAQALTYVNRIRTRSGVPALTSMSKVNFRLALERERRWEFAAEGLRWHDLVRTGRALAVMNQFITDNKLPRAQALTETDLLFPIPLAELRINPGFWQQNPGYN, encoded by the coding sequence ATGAAGACTTTCAAACACCTCACTTGCGCGGCACTCCTTGGCCTGGGCACCCTGCTGCTGGCTTCCTGCGAAGACAAGCTCGATATCAGCCCCGAGGCCCGCAACAGCACCGCCGATTTCTACAAGGACGAGTCGGACGTGAACCAGGGCGTCATTTCGATTTATAACAGCTGCATGTCGTTTCCGACCAATTCCTACTGGAACATGGCCGAGATGCGCGGCGACAATATCGTGGTGAGCACCAACCTGAATGCCCAGCGCGACTACGCTGACATCAATTTTTTCCTGGCTTCCTCCCAAACCGGGCAGTTTCAGGCCACCTGGGCCGACCTGTTTGAGGCCGTGTACCGGGCCAACCTACTCCAGGAAAAGATTCAGCCCTTCACGTTTGCCCGCGTAAATCAATTCAAGGGCGAGGCGCGGTTTCTGCGGGCGTTGGCCTACTTCGACTTGGTCCGCTTCTGGGGCCCGGTCCCGATTGTCGACAAAGTGGTGACGGCCACCGAGGCCAAGCAGATTCCGCGTGCCTCCATTGCCGACGTGTATAGCTTCATCGTGGAGGATCTGAAGTTTGCCGCCGAAAACCTGCCCGACACCTACACCACCGAAAAGGGGCGGGCCACCAAATGGGCGGCCAAAGCCCTGCTGGGCCGAGTATACCTGACCATGTACGGCTATCCGCTCAAGCAAGCCAGTGCCCTGCCGCTGGCCAAGCAGCAGCTGGCCGACGTCATTGCCCAGGAAGGCAAGGCCGGCGTGCCCACCATGTCGAGTTCGTTTAAGGCCCTGTTTCAGACCGCCAACGACAACAAGTTTCACCTCTTCGAAATCCAGTACATTTCCGGCACCGGCGGCCTGGGTAGCCAGATTCCGTCGGATCAGGCGTTTCAGTTTCCCTCGCAGTGGTCGGCGTTCCAGCCCTTCGGCCTCGATGCGGGCGTAAATCCCAACCTGCTGGGCGCGGGCTGGCCCAAAAAGGATTTGCGCAAGGAAGCCACCCTCGACTCGGGCTACGTCGACACCAAAACCAACGCCAAGTCCGGCCGGGTGCAGTTCACCAAGTTTCTGGAAAAAGGCACCACGGCGCCCACCGGCCAGCGCGACTACCCCAACAACTACCCCGTTATCCGCTTCGAAGACGTGCTGCTAATGCAGGCCGAAGTGCTCAACGAGGAAGTAGCCGACGGCGGCAACGTGTCCGCCCAGGCTCTGACTTACGTGAACCGCATCCGGACCCGCTCGGGTGTGCCCGCCCTCACGAGCATGAGTAAAGTCAACTTCCGCCTGGCCCTGGAGCGGGAGCGGCGCTGGGAGTTTGCCGCCGAGGGCCTGCGCTGGCACGACTTGGTGCGCACCGGCCGCGCCCTGGCCGTGATGAACCAGTTTATCACCGACAACAAGCTGCCCCGCGCCCAGGCCCTGACCGAAACCGATTTGCTGTTCCCGATTCCGCTGGCCGAGCTGCGCATCAATCCCGGCTTCTGGCAGCAAAACCCCGGTTACAACTAA
- a CDS encoding AAA family ATPase: MLTEIGPLVEKLNHVTRHLKTTFVGKDDIIDLMSLCLVGRENLFLLGPPGTAKSALVRALAQCLEGKTFEYLLTRFTEPNELFGPFDIRKLREGDLVTNTEGMLPEANLIFLDELLNANSAILNSLLMVLNERVFRRGRETRALPALLMVAASNHLPEDEALQALFDRFLVRVHCDYVAPDALAAVLEAGWNLERKNEAAAPTITAAEVLQLQAAISTIDVQPVRAQYVELVSKLRLAGVAVSDRRAVKLQRLLAASALLCQRTAVITSDMWVLRYIWDTDEQREIIAGIVDAVVQADEQPGQHPRAAGAEAPNADAIMSEVQALTAQWDQPETTLAERTVIKDQLRYLHGRTQWLPNEVQRSYVQEPLDALWQKVLQA; the protein is encoded by the coding sequence ATGCTGACTGAGATTGGGCCGCTGGTGGAAAAACTCAACCATGTAACCCGCCACCTCAAAACCACTTTCGTGGGCAAGGACGACATCATTGACTTGATGAGCCTGTGCCTGGTAGGGCGCGAAAACCTGTTTTTGCTGGGGCCGCCCGGCACAGCCAAAAGCGCCCTGGTGCGGGCCCTGGCCCAGTGCCTGGAAGGCAAAACCTTCGAATACCTGCTCACCCGCTTCACCGAGCCCAACGAGCTGTTTGGTCCCTTCGACATCCGCAAGCTGCGCGAGGGCGACCTGGTAACCAACACCGAAGGCATGCTGCCCGAAGCCAACCTCATCTTTCTGGATGAACTGCTGAATGCCAACAGCGCCATTCTTAATAGCTTGCTAATGGTGCTCAACGAGCGGGTGTTCCGACGGGGCCGCGAAACCCGCGCTCTGCCCGCCCTGCTGATGGTGGCGGCCAGCAACCACCTGCCCGAAGACGAGGCCCTGCAAGCCCTCTTCGACCGATTTCTGGTGCGCGTGCACTGCGACTACGTGGCCCCCGACGCCCTGGCCGCCGTGCTTGAGGCGGGCTGGAACCTAGAGCGAAAAAATGAAGCGGCGGCGCCTACCATCACGGCCGCCGAGGTGCTCCAGTTGCAGGCAGCTATTTCCACCATTGATGTGCAGCCGGTGCGGGCCCAGTACGTGGAACTGGTCAGCAAGCTGCGCCTGGCCGGCGTGGCCGTGTCCGACCGGCGGGCGGTGAAGCTGCAGCGGCTGCTGGCAGCCAGCGCCCTGCTCTGCCAGCGCACGGCCGTGATTACGTCGGATATGTGGGTGCTGCGCTACATCTGGGACACCGACGAGCAGCGCGAAATCATTGCTGGCATTGTCGATGCTGTGGTGCAGGCCGATGAGCAGCCTGGCCAGCACCCGCGCGCCGCCGGCGCCGAAGCACCCAACGCCGATGCTATTATGAGTGAAGTCCAGGCCCTGACGGCCCAGTGGGACCAGCCCGAAACCACCCTGGCCGAGCGTACCGTTATCAAGGACCAGCTGCGCTACCTGCACGGCCGTACCCAGTGGCTACCCAACGAGGTGCAGCGCAGCTACGTGCAGGAGCCTCTGGACGCACTATGGCAGAAAGTGCTGCAGGCATGA